Proteins encoded by one window of Candidatus Sumerlaea chitinivorans:
- a CDS encoding Endonuclease: MPKPRIDSSTDSPTRTGLTRISPFGGIEKRLAAVRFLLQMAQIDLQKAKIMNTKLRFSTRLLVGILTILYSPLVFGFAAEGHRLVALIAEEHLTTKTRQKVEELLAPATMADVSSWADEERSRDRSTSTWHYIDYNIVDGRVKEGTATHGTILDAISSQSEILRSSSDRAQRERALKFLIHFLADLHQPLHCADNDDAGGNRVDVVVDGRPSRLHRAWDYNVPAHMLRTRYTSVTLEQAAHAISQRFAAQANEFQKGTPEAWSRESWQIARTVVYNFDRPTSGPVELTSTYMDQGAETIEVQFAKAGYRLAAILNSILDPPAQPAQVRSKAVGAPAEAQKDRHSATERRRPASAAGAAK; the protein is encoded by the coding sequence ATGCCCAAGCCCCGGATTGATTCTTCCACCGACTCACCCACCCGCACAGGTCTGACACGAATTTCCCCCTTTGGAGGAATTGAAAAGCGTCTCGCGGCAGTACGATTTCTGTTGCAGATGGCACAAATCGACCTGCAAAAGGCAAAGATTATGAACACAAAACTTCGTTTCTCGACACGATTACTTGTTGGGATTCTAACGATTTTATATTCACCCCTCGTCTTTGGGTTCGCTGCAGAAGGCCACCGGCTCGTCGCCCTCATCGCCGAAGAACATTTGACCACAAAGACACGCCAAAAGGTCGAAGAGCTCCTTGCCCCTGCCACCATGGCAGACGTCAGTTCATGGGCGGATGAGGAGCGCTCACGCGATCGGTCAACCTCGACATGGCACTACATTGACTATAACATCGTCGATGGACGCGTCAAAGAGGGAACCGCCACACACGGCACGATCTTGGATGCGATCTCCTCGCAATCGGAGATTCTCCGTTCTTCGTCCGACCGCGCTCAGCGTGAACGCGCTTTGAAATTTCTCATTCATTTCCTTGCGGATCTTCACCAACCGCTGCACTGTGCCGACAATGACGATGCCGGCGGGAACCGCGTAGACGTTGTCGTGGACGGGCGCCCCTCGCGACTCCATCGCGCTTGGGACTACAACGTCCCTGCACACATGCTACGCACACGGTACACCTCGGTCACCCTTGAGCAAGCGGCGCACGCGATTTCCCAACGCTTTGCCGCCCAGGCCAACGAATTTCAAAAAGGCACTCCCGAAGCGTGGTCACGCGAATCTTGGCAAATCGCCCGAACGGTGGTTTACAATTTCGACCGGCCAACCTCAGGGCCAGTGGAGCTTACGAGCACTTACATGGACCAAGGAGCCGAAACGATTGAAGTCCAATTCGCGAAGGCGGGGTACCGTCTGGCTGCAATCCTGAATTCAATTCTGGATCCGCCCGCACAACCCGCACAGGTCAGGTCAAAGGCCGTGGGTGCACCCGCGGAAGCCCAGAAGGATCGTCATTCGGCCACCGAGCGGCGACGCCCCGCGTCTGCTGCAGGCGCCGCAAAATAA
- a CDS encoding Twitching motility protein PilT, which produces MEIADLLRYTVEADASDLHIAVGRPPCIRVHGKLRNIEGPPLTAADTRRLIYGILTDAQKLRFEEMRELDFSLSISNISRFRVNVHLQRGSVAAAFRVISAVIRNFEELHLPTRVCERFARRPSGLVLITGPTGSGKSTTLAAMIDLINSERECHIITIEDPIEYLHQHKKALVEQREVGEDTLSFANALKYVLRQDPDVIMVGEMRDLETISAALTAAETGHLVFSTLHTVDVPQTIDRIIDVFPPHQQEQVRIQLAGVLEGVICQALLPAASGKGRELACEVMVATDGIRNLIREAKTHQIYTQIEAGGALGMQTMDRAIAELFKRGKITRETAMLHARKLDELKRHMTML; this is translated from the coding sequence GTGGAAATTGCTGATTTACTTCGCTACACCGTGGAAGCCGATGCATCCGACTTACACATTGCAGTAGGCCGCCCTCCCTGCATCCGCGTGCACGGCAAACTTCGCAATATTGAAGGTCCACCGCTGACCGCAGCGGATACGCGTCGCCTCATTTACGGCATCCTCACCGATGCACAAAAACTTCGCTTCGAGGAAATGCGGGAGCTGGACTTTTCTCTCAGCATTTCCAACATCAGCCGTTTCCGTGTAAACGTTCACCTTCAGCGCGGGAGTGTGGCTGCAGCCTTCCGCGTGATCTCTGCCGTCATCCGCAACTTCGAAGAATTGCATCTACCTACTCGAGTTTGCGAGCGCTTCGCACGGCGCCCCTCTGGGCTCGTCCTGATCACGGGCCCTACCGGCTCCGGAAAATCCACGACCTTGGCAGCGATGATTGACCTCATCAATAGTGAGCGCGAGTGCCACATTATCACAATCGAAGATCCCATCGAGTATCTGCATCAGCACAAGAAAGCGCTCGTCGAGCAACGCGAGGTTGGAGAAGATACACTCTCCTTTGCAAATGCGCTGAAGTACGTCCTGCGCCAAGATCCGGACGTCATCATGGTGGGCGAAATGCGCGACCTCGAGACCATTTCCGCCGCACTTACTGCAGCGGAAACCGGCCACCTTGTCTTCTCCACCCTGCATACCGTAGACGTGCCGCAGACCATCGACCGCATCATCGACGTCTTCCCACCCCACCAGCAGGAGCAGGTGCGTATCCAGTTGGCTGGGGTACTGGAAGGGGTCATTTGTCAGGCCCTATTGCCAGCAGCAAGTGGCAAAGGCCGCGAACTTGCCTGCGAAGTCATGGTAGCCACGGACGGCATACGCAACCTCATCCGCGAAGCAAAAACGCACCAGATCTATACCCAAATCGAAGCCGGCGGCGCACTCGGCATGCAAACCATGGACCGTGCCATCGCCGAGCTCTTCAAACGCGGAAAAATCACCCGCGAGACGGCTATGCTCCACGCTCGAAAACTCGACGAATTGAAGCGCCATATGACCATGCTGTAA
- a CDS encoding Dihydropteroate synthase: MTDQFPWRVRGKLVLPADHTLVMGILNVTPDSFSDGGRYLDPQSALAAATQMVEAGVDILDIGGESTRPTRSGPVPADEELARILPVLREVRARFPNVLISVDTYKAEVAKVALEEGADIINDIYALRAAPEIAELVAAADAGLILMHMQGTPETMQQNPLYGEVAVDIKNFLRDRIAFAIEAGVPEEAIAVDPGFGFGKTVEHNVELLARLEYFRLLQRPICVGVSRKSFLGALTGGLPPLEREEATLAAQCVAVMNGAAIVRCHDVRAARRALAVVDAVLARG; encoded by the coding sequence GTGACCGACCAGTTTCCATGGCGAGTTCGAGGTAAGCTGGTCCTCCCTGCTGATCACACTCTTGTCATGGGGATCCTAAACGTCACCCCCGATAGCTTTTCTGATGGTGGCCGCTACTTGGATCCTCAAAGCGCGCTTGCCGCAGCTACACAAATGGTCGAAGCGGGTGTCGATATTCTCGATATCGGCGGCGAAAGCACGCGCCCTACACGCTCCGGCCCGGTTCCCGCCGATGAAGAGCTTGCCCGCATCCTCCCCGTTCTGCGCGAGGTTCGTGCTCGTTTTCCAAACGTCCTGATCTCCGTGGACACCTACAAAGCGGAGGTTGCAAAAGTGGCGCTCGAGGAAGGGGCGGATATCATCAACGACATTTACGCACTGCGTGCTGCCCCTGAGATCGCCGAGCTTGTGGCCGCCGCAGATGCTGGACTCATCCTCATGCACATGCAAGGGACCCCCGAGACAATGCAACAAAACCCCCTGTATGGGGAAGTGGCGGTGGACATCAAAAATTTCCTCCGCGACCGCATCGCGTTTGCGATCGAAGCGGGTGTCCCCGAAGAGGCGATCGCTGTGGACCCCGGCTTCGGATTTGGAAAGACCGTGGAGCACAACGTCGAGCTCCTCGCGCGCCTCGAATATTTTCGCTTGCTTCAGCGCCCAATCTGTGTGGGCGTATCGCGCAAAAGTTTCCTCGGCGCGCTCACAGGCGGCTTGCCCCCGCTTGAACGGGAGGAAGCGACACTTGCCGCGCAATGTGTGGCGGTCATGAATGGAGCCGCAATCGTGCGATGCCACGACGTCCGAGCGGCCCGACGCGCGCTTGCCGTTGTAGACGCTGTGTTGGCCCGCGGCTAA
- a CDS encoding Ribonuclease J2 (endoribonuclease in RNA processing), with protein sequence MNMMVYEYGADIFAVDCGHMFPDEDLLGVDLVIPDTTYLEERRDRVRAVIVTHAHDDHMGALPYFLKKLPVPVIGPPLACEILRERLAEHGLDQTTQFIPVSPGETILLGDVEVEFLHVTHSVPQSLALAIHLPFGSIVHSSDYKIDTAPIYGPPFDFQGFARCGERGVVALLCDSTNVEREGRTPPERSLMEPLDRIFAMAPRSIIFSCFASALHRIQIVLDLALRHRKKVFVTGLNMARNIAIAERLGILSIPTDHLLDLSELRRVAPERRVILTTGSQGEPLSALSRMAIDEHKEIKIKPGDTVILSSRIIPGNERMIYAMINHLFRRGAEVFYEGVANVHVSGHAYREDMRTLIALCKPRYLIPIHGEFRHLVLHKHLAEEAGMDPDKIFLLQNGEVLEIDADGAARAEKLNVSRVLVDGDEVGSIDDIVLRDRRRLSEDGMVIAVLVVDRATGQLVAGPDIVSRGFLFMDENEPFFDQCKTVVKRAFDDCAQEGKQEWSVVKEAVRAKLKRYIKSETGRFPYILPVVLEI encoded by the coding sequence ATGAACATGATGGTGTACGAATACGGCGCGGATATTTTTGCCGTGGATTGTGGCCACATGTTCCCCGATGAAGACCTTTTGGGGGTGGATCTTGTCATTCCTGACACTACTTACTTAGAGGAGCGCCGCGACCGTGTCCGCGCCGTCATTGTTACCCACGCACACGACGATCACATGGGCGCACTTCCATACTTTCTTAAGAAGCTGCCAGTCCCGGTGATCGGCCCCCCCCTGGCATGCGAAATCCTACGCGAACGACTCGCAGAGCACGGCTTGGATCAAACGACTCAATTCATTCCTGTCTCGCCGGGGGAGACAATCCTGCTCGGTGACGTTGAGGTGGAATTTCTCCACGTAACCCATAGTGTCCCTCAGAGCCTTGCCTTGGCCATCCACCTGCCATTCGGGAGTATCGTCCATTCCAGCGACTATAAAATTGATACCGCCCCCATCTATGGTCCCCCGTTTGACTTTCAAGGCTTTGCCCGCTGCGGTGAGCGCGGCGTGGTGGCGCTGCTGTGCGACTCCACCAACGTAGAACGGGAGGGGCGCACTCCCCCAGAGCGCTCACTGATGGAACCACTTGATCGCATCTTCGCCATGGCGCCACGCTCGATTATTTTTTCATGCTTTGCCAGCGCCCTTCACCGCATCCAGATCGTCCTCGACCTCGCCTTGCGCCACCGCAAAAAAGTTTTCGTCACAGGCTTAAACATGGCACGCAACATCGCCATCGCCGAGCGCCTTGGAATCCTCTCAATCCCCACAGATCATCTCCTCGACCTATCGGAGTTGCGTCGTGTGGCCCCCGAACGGCGTGTCATCCTCACCACCGGCAGCCAAGGCGAACCCCTCAGCGCCCTAAGTCGCATGGCCATTGATGAGCACAAAGAAATCAAAATCAAACCCGGCGATACCGTGATTCTCTCCTCGCGCATCATCCCGGGCAATGAACGAATGATCTATGCCATGATTAACCATCTGTTTCGCCGGGGAGCAGAGGTGTTTTACGAGGGGGTAGCGAACGTCCACGTCTCCGGCCACGCTTACCGCGAGGACATGCGCACGCTCATCGCCCTTTGCAAACCACGCTATCTCATCCCAATCCATGGTGAGTTTCGCCACCTTGTCCTGCACAAACATCTTGCCGAAGAAGCCGGAATGGATCCCGACAAGATTTTCCTCCTTCAAAACGGCGAAGTATTGGAAATTGACGCAGACGGAGCAGCTCGGGCCGAAAAGCTTAACGTCAGCCGCGTGCTCGTGGACGGCGACGAGGTCGGCAGCATCGACGACATCGTTCTCCGCGATCGCCGGCGCCTGAGCGAGGATGGCATGGTGATCGCCGTGCTCGTTGTCGACCGCGCCACAGGTCAGCTCGTCGCAGGACCCGACATTGTGTCGCGCGGATTCCTTTTTATGGATGAGAACGAACCGTTCTTTGACCAGTGTAAAACCGTAGTCAAAAGAGCCTTCGACGACTGTGCTCAGGAAGGCAAACAGGAGTGGTCGGTCGTCAAAGAGGCCGTGCGGGCCAAACTCAAGCGTTACATTAAATCCGAGACCGGCCGCTTTCCCTACATCCTTCCCGTGGTGCTGGAAATCTAA
- a CDS encoding Nitrogen regulation protein ntrY, with translation MTGAMTKITEQRRTSILTVVVTLLYFLTLGLVLYELDRQHFTGEKERIIREHFREIFALPDTLGELAGDVLFAPSEAVRQRAAERLRKEMEAIVRGPSSIFSFRLEDANRNVVMGLQVTDPEKPKRLNTWRNSLFLRNFERITDLGVKRERGAASAGRLVARYTTPTNYPPIEQLTRLYWGIVGVLVVVWLVVYYFLYRYVLRAMHTVTTHLQESKEGTPRLILRPYGGLETAYNEMAMRALLQRLNEILGRLLQADEQREEGGQRRVLEDTLTVMLQAFGLERVELALVANDGASWSLIEQVGIPDVSSPRQDAAVLRDGEHPKKGFTADSKTGDFIYWAPVEGMQLVIRGRLQASVPAVGLRFQGVEQSCEVIQQGIHAWQMFQQSLTRQRSEANISLSRNLGHDLTNILATTKLELQTMKELVKIPSSEFTQVHQQLLRESVEGVLRSAELLQNIVDIYRSFSHVKQPRYERHDLNELVESFLKTFKPTVSGAVQLEQDFGQEIPPPIVEPRLLKLALFNVLSNAMDAIRRAQTGENPSSPRVCIRTGYNPEKAYYEIVVEDSGAGIRDPQGRLLENTECNRIFEYGYSTKSERSEGLGLHWVKTIIEQFHHGSVRAENRPEGGARIVLRFRSMETEEAKIGAENSQHA, from the coding sequence ATGACCGGCGCAATGACCAAAATTACAGAGCAGCGACGCACTTCAATCCTAACCGTTGTCGTGACCCTGCTGTATTTCCTGACGCTTGGGTTGGTGCTCTACGAGCTGGACCGGCAGCACTTTACGGGGGAGAAGGAGAGGATCATTCGGGAGCATTTTCGCGAAATTTTCGCGCTCCCGGATACGCTTGGCGAATTGGCGGGTGATGTGTTGTTTGCGCCAAGCGAAGCGGTGCGCCAGCGTGCTGCCGAGCGCCTGCGCAAAGAAATGGAGGCGATCGTTCGTGGGCCCTCCTCGATTTTCTCGTTCCGGCTAGAGGACGCCAATCGCAACGTGGTGATGGGGTTGCAGGTCACGGATCCTGAGAAACCGAAGCGACTCAACACGTGGCGCAACAGTCTGTTCTTGCGCAACTTTGAGCGCATCACGGATCTGGGGGTGAAGCGGGAGCGCGGGGCGGCCAGCGCGGGGCGACTGGTCGCGCGCTATACTACGCCCACTAATTACCCACCCATTGAGCAACTGACTCGGCTCTACTGGGGGATTGTGGGCGTGTTGGTTGTCGTGTGGTTGGTCGTCTACTATTTCCTGTATCGTTATGTGCTGCGGGCCATGCACACGGTGACGACCCATTTGCAGGAATCGAAAGAGGGCACACCGCGGCTGATTTTGCGGCCCTATGGTGGACTCGAGACCGCGTACAATGAGATGGCCATGCGCGCCCTCCTTCAGCGGCTGAACGAAATCCTCGGCCGGTTGCTTCAGGCGGACGAGCAACGCGAGGAGGGAGGGCAAAGGCGGGTTCTGGAGGACACTTTGACGGTGATGCTCCAAGCGTTTGGGTTGGAGCGCGTGGAACTCGCGTTGGTGGCAAACGATGGTGCAAGCTGGTCGCTTATTGAGCAAGTGGGCATTCCCGACGTTTCCAGCCCACGGCAGGATGCGGCTGTCCTGCGCGACGGAGAGCATCCTAAAAAGGGATTTACAGCGGACAGCAAGACGGGGGATTTCATATACTGGGCCCCAGTGGAAGGCATGCAGCTTGTGATTCGGGGGCGTTTACAGGCAAGCGTTCCAGCTGTGGGGCTTCGGTTCCAAGGCGTAGAGCAAAGCTGCGAGGTGATCCAACAGGGGATTCACGCATGGCAGATGTTCCAACAGAGCCTTACGCGCCAGCGCAGCGAAGCGAATATCAGCCTCTCGCGCAATCTGGGCCACGACCTCACCAACATTCTTGCGACGACGAAACTGGAACTCCAGACGATGAAAGAACTGGTGAAAATTCCGTCGTCGGAGTTCACCCAAGTCCATCAACAACTCCTTCGCGAAAGTGTGGAAGGGGTTCTTCGCTCTGCGGAACTGCTTCAGAACATTGTGGACATCTACCGTTCGTTTAGCCACGTGAAGCAGCCTCGCTACGAGCGGCACGACCTGAACGAACTGGTGGAGAGCTTCTTGAAAACGTTCAAGCCAACGGTTTCCGGCGCAGTTCAACTTGAGCAGGACTTTGGGCAGGAAATTCCGCCGCCGATTGTGGAGCCCCGATTATTAAAGCTGGCACTTTTCAACGTACTCAGTAACGCGATGGACGCGATTCGTCGGGCCCAAACAGGGGAAAACCCCTCCTCGCCCCGAGTGTGCATTCGGACTGGGTATAATCCGGAAAAGGCCTACTATGAAATTGTCGTGGAGGACTCGGGTGCTGGCATTCGCGACCCGCAGGGGCGACTGCTCGAAAACACGGAGTGCAATCGCATTTTTGAGTACGGCTACTCCACGAAATCAGAGCGGTCGGAGGGCTTGGGCCTCCATTGGGTGAAGACCATTATCGAGCAATTCCATCATGGAAGCGTGCGTGCAGAGAATCGCCCGGAAGGCGGGGCAAGGATTGTGCTGAGGTTCCGCTCAATGGAGACAGAGGAAGCAAAAATCGGAGCGGAAAACAGTCAGCATGCTTGA
- a CDS encoding Glutamate 5-kinase: MLTNADGDLDKGMLRTIADWTSERMAAGCNVILVTSGAVAAGRSALGVRDRNLTISQKQALAAVGQSRLMQIYAELFATHGFHVGQMLLTAGDMEDRRRYVNARYTLEELLRRRCIPIINENDTVTVDELKFGDNDGLAARVAVKMQADALVLLSDVDGVFSANPKTTPDARLIEVIEKVTPALIEQLCPTSQTGSLVGSGGMLSKLRAARLATSAGTHVAIANGKRPGILSNLVAGKFVGTYFPPAPTHRSQRTQWILHGRVSGTRQVVVDDGARDALLHRHKSLLPAGILRVVGTFKAGDLVDIVDSAGRLLGRGIVNYSSAEMDLIRGHRSADIAKILGAKPYDEAIHRDNLALFEEVTSAR; the protein is encoded by the coding sequence GTGCTCACGAATGCCGACGGAGACCTCGACAAGGGCATGCTCCGCACGATTGCGGACTGGACCTCCGAGCGCATGGCCGCAGGTTGCAACGTTATTCTTGTGACATCGGGTGCCGTTGCAGCGGGTCGCAGCGCACTTGGCGTACGCGACCGCAATCTCACCATTTCGCAAAAACAAGCGCTTGCCGCCGTGGGCCAGTCGCGCCTCATGCAGATTTATGCTGAGCTTTTCGCCACCCACGGTTTTCACGTTGGGCAAATGCTGCTGACTGCCGGCGACATGGAGGACCGCCGCCGATACGTCAACGCACGCTACACGCTCGAAGAACTTCTCCGACGACGCTGCATCCCCATCATCAATGAAAACGACACTGTCACTGTGGACGAGCTGAAGTTTGGCGATAACGACGGCCTTGCCGCTCGTGTGGCCGTGAAAATGCAGGCCGATGCGCTTGTTCTGCTCTCGGACGTCGACGGGGTTTTTAGCGCCAACCCTAAAACGACCCCCGATGCCCGTCTCATTGAAGTCATCGAGAAGGTCACGCCCGCTCTCATCGAGCAATTATGTCCGACTTCCCAAACCGGTTCGCTCGTAGGAAGTGGCGGGATGCTCAGCAAACTGCGGGCGGCTCGTCTGGCCACCAGCGCTGGCACGCACGTCGCCATCGCCAACGGCAAACGGCCCGGAATCCTTTCCAACCTTGTCGCGGGCAAATTTGTGGGCACGTACTTTCCACCAGCCCCCACCCATCGCAGCCAACGAACTCAATGGATCCTGCACGGCCGCGTGAGTGGCACTCGCCAAGTGGTCGTTGATGACGGCGCTCGCGATGCACTCCTTCACCGCCACAAATCTCTACTCCCTGCCGGCATTCTGCGCGTCGTCGGCACCTTCAAAGCCGGCGATCTCGTGGATATCGTGGATTCTGCCGGAAGGCTACTCGGCCGTGGCATTGTAAACTACTCGAGCGCAGAAATGGACCTCATCCGCGGACACCGCTCCGCCGACATTGCGAAGATCCTTGGCGCAAAGCCCTACGACGAAGCAATCCATCGCGACAATCTTGCGCTCTTCGAGGAAGTCACCAGCGCTCGGTAA
- a CDS encoding Translation initiation factor 2: MHYPLKDIVGVRMRVHELAKATGLTSKEILALAKRHRVAVKQSANANIEDKDVRKLMKYIEDYKLQRKAEEEEERRRQEEERRRQEEEKRRQEEERKRKLEEQRRKEEEERRRKEEEERKRREEEERKRREEEERRRKEEEERKRREEEEKRKQLAAQQAAQAAAGGGEKPHPHGARHRQAPAGGPPGKHPRPEKEKKPAEPIKKLDLSNFQIPVMVDLGRPRRTDKPARKDAKPKRGDKPRPTKLFELEEDMTVTARAGKGKRGVPEPPVEAPRPSSAASAPPQPKVKKITVDQVMSVAQFAERLGVPATEVIKKVLLAGERLTLNQDMSPELMELIAMDFGVELEFVLDTDEYDLAKYLPEEKPENMKRRPPVVTIMGHVDHGKTTLLDRIRKSNVVEGEFGGITQHIGAYHVSTSKGDIVFLDTPGHEAFTSMRARGASVTDIVILVVAANDGFQPQTVEAIHHAQAAKVPIIVAVNKIDVPGADPARVRQEALQYSLVPEELGGETIFVDISAKHGTNVDQLLELVALQAEILDLKADPTCHAQGTIIESHIDPQRGPVATVLVQKGTLRLGDPFVVGDISGRVRAMVDDRGRNIREAGPSFPAEIIGLDGAPNAGEIFLVVPDERIARAIAEKRKERRRRQMQAHRAKHVTLEKLHDIIAEGKIKELNIILKADVQGSVEAISEALQKLSSDEIRISILHAAVGGINESDVNLADASDAIIIGFNVRPDTKAAELAHQQGVEIKTYRIIYDLLNDVEKAMLGMLEPKYEEKVLGHAEVRQTFRIAKVGTVAGCYVRDGEIPRDALVRVLRDNVIVYEGKLLSLKRYKDDVKRVQAGEECGLGIENFNDIKEGDVIEAYQMIELKPVLVRSGEESGRES; the protein is encoded by the coding sequence GTGCACTATCCGCTAAAAGATATAGTTGGGGTACGAATGCGGGTACACGAGTTAGCAAAAGCGACAGGTTTGACGAGCAAAGAGATTCTTGCGCTTGCGAAGCGTCATCGTGTCGCCGTGAAGCAGAGTGCAAATGCGAACATCGAGGATAAAGATGTTCGCAAGCTCATGAAGTACATCGAGGACTACAAGCTTCAGCGCAAGGCTGAAGAGGAGGAAGAGCGGCGACGACAGGAAGAAGAGCGGCGGCGTCAAGAAGAGGAAAAACGCCGTCAGGAGGAAGAGCGCAAGCGCAAGCTCGAAGAGCAGCGACGCAAAGAGGAGGAGGAACGGCGCCGAAAGGAAGAAGAAGAGCGCAAACGCCGTGAGGAAGAGGAACGTAAGCGTCGCGAAGAGGAAGAGCGCAGACGCAAAGAAGAAGAGGAACGCAAGCGCCGCGAGGAAGAGGAGAAACGCAAACAGCTTGCGGCGCAGCAAGCCGCACAAGCCGCGGCTGGGGGCGGCGAAAAACCGCATCCGCATGGAGCTCGGCACCGTCAGGCTCCAGCTGGTGGACCGCCAGGCAAGCATCCCCGACCCGAAAAGGAAAAGAAGCCGGCCGAGCCCATTAAGAAACTCGATCTATCGAACTTTCAAATTCCAGTGATGGTGGATTTGGGTCGGCCGCGACGCACGGACAAACCGGCGCGCAAAGACGCAAAGCCCAAGCGGGGGGATAAGCCTCGTCCGACAAAGTTGTTTGAGTTGGAAGAAGATATGACGGTTACGGCTCGGGCGGGAAAAGGCAAACGTGGAGTGCCCGAACCACCCGTCGAGGCGCCGCGGCCATCCTCAGCGGCGTCCGCGCCTCCGCAGCCGAAGGTCAAAAAAATCACCGTCGATCAGGTGATGAGCGTTGCCCAGTTTGCTGAACGTTTAGGCGTTCCCGCCACCGAGGTCATCAAGAAGGTCTTGCTAGCTGGCGAGCGGTTGACGCTGAACCAAGATATGTCGCCCGAGCTCATGGAGCTCATCGCGATGGATTTCGGCGTCGAGCTCGAGTTCGTGCTCGACACGGACGAATACGACCTCGCGAAGTATCTGCCGGAAGAGAAACCCGAGAACATGAAGCGGCGGCCGCCAGTGGTCACGATCATGGGACACGTGGACCACGGCAAGACAACGCTTCTCGACCGCATTCGCAAATCGAATGTGGTGGAGGGTGAATTCGGCGGGATCACCCAGCACATCGGCGCCTATCATGTTTCGACTTCGAAGGGCGACATTGTGTTCTTGGACACTCCCGGCCACGAAGCCTTCACGTCGATGCGCGCGCGTGGGGCGTCCGTCACGGATATCGTGATCCTTGTCGTGGCGGCGAACGACGGATTCCAGCCGCAAACGGTCGAAGCCATTCACCACGCGCAAGCTGCGAAGGTGCCGATCATTGTTGCGGTGAACAAGATTGATGTGCCGGGGGCGGATCCGGCTCGGGTGCGCCAAGAGGCACTCCAGTACTCGCTCGTGCCCGAAGAACTGGGCGGCGAGACCATTTTCGTGGACATAAGCGCCAAGCACGGTACGAACGTGGATCAGTTGCTGGAACTGGTAGCGCTTCAGGCGGAGATTCTGGATCTGAAAGCGGATCCCACGTGCCACGCGCAGGGCACGATCATCGAGTCGCACATTGACCCGCAGCGAGGTCCCGTGGCCACCGTCCTTGTGCAGAAAGGAACGCTGCGGCTGGGAGATCCGTTTGTGGTCGGCGATATTAGTGGGCGGGTGCGCGCCATGGTGGACGATCGTGGCCGCAACATCCGCGAGGCAGGTCCCTCCTTCCCAGCGGAGATCATTGGACTCGATGGCGCGCCCAATGCTGGGGAGATCTTCTTGGTGGTGCCGGATGAGCGAATTGCGCGCGCGATCGCCGAAAAACGTAAGGAGCGGCGGCGCCGGCAGATGCAGGCGCATCGTGCAAAACACGTCACGCTTGAGAAGCTCCACGACATCATTGCCGAAGGCAAGATTAAGGAGCTGAACATTATCCTGAAAGCCGATGTGCAGGGTTCGGTGGAGGCAATTAGCGAGGCTTTACAAAAGCTTTCATCCGACGAAATCCGGATCAGCATTCTGCACGCGGCTGTGGGTGGCATCAACGAAAGTGACGTGAACCTTGCCGACGCGTCCGACGCCATCATCATCGGTTTCAATGTGCGGCCGGACACAAAGGCAGCCGAGTTGGCCCATCAGCAAGGGGTCGAGATTAAGACCTACCGGATCATCTATGACCTTCTCAATGATGTGGAGAAGGCCATGCTCGGCATGCTCGAGCCGAAGTATGAGGAGAAGGTGTTGGGTCATGCCGAGGTTCGCCAAACCTTCCGCATCGCGAAGGTGGGCACGGTGGCCGGTTGCTATGTGCGCGATGGCGAAATCCCGCGCGACGCGCTGGTACGCGTGCTGCGCGACAACGTGATTGTCTACGAGGGCAAACTCCTTAGCTTAAAGCGCTACAAGGATGACGTCAAACGCGTGCAAGCGGGCGAAGAGTGTGGGTTAGGCATTGAGAATTTCAATGATATCAAGGAAGGCGATGTCATTGAAGCTTACCAGATGATCGAGTTGAAACCTGTGCTGGTGCGTAGTGGCGAGGAGAGCGGGCGCGAATCGTAA